One region of Oreochromis aureus strain Israel breed Guangdong linkage group 19, ZZ_aureus, whole genome shotgun sequence genomic DNA includes:
- the arel1 gene encoding apoptosis-resistant E3 ubiquitin protein ligase 1 translates to MDRRFFLTFLFCSLSWIFFWEVRWKKGKESQIEEWLKGHNLSQYRNLFEDVHTLEELSLSVLSRLEEVVKEQQRWREIAEAHIQLLRDFAFQEWLCSQNLEHYYHTLKTLGCMNLDDLSQFDSQLQLSLAAWGYYYEDYIKLSTGIKILQTSRGSRDQDYEIRLVHSLAERRLNEKWSFAGALIFGCSVALCFLIRDLMFYVIGGITVSIIAFVFTIKFLCELAARVVSFLQNEDPGRRGDRSIYDYVRGNYLDPRSCKVSWDWKEPQEVGQTMSFRVQLFYKNGQPFPAHRPVGLRVNITHIELALDIPATQEVLQEPESNVVKVAFTVRKAGRYEVAVKLGGLNVAYSPYYKIFQPGTVVPSKTKIAYHFSTLVLTNGQRHTLQIEPRDEYGNPTNNSTSLTDEANYSVHVHSLGTADDDSLEGLYSKSVSVNKQQCQVLLRLTLKKTGCFRARISYKDQPLSNGEFDIIVLSENEKACVEKNVSTPGISIYFEAYLYSSGNYSSSSWQLPASSLLAPQRRPSMGEEEDEHDSPVEGQPEKVKKPKKVYCYISPKQLSVKEFYLKIIPWRLFTFRVCPGTKFTYYGPDPVHKYLTLVVDDGIQPPVELSCKDRNIMAATFIRFLHKNIGGSETFQDKVNFFQRELRHIHSKRPRTKTCLKVSRHAILDSSLKATRNFSVSDWSKNFEVVFQDEEALDWGGPRREWFELICKTLFDTSNQLFTRFSDNNQGLVHPNPERPPHLRLKMYEFAGRVVGKCLYESALGGAYKQLVRARFTRSFLAQIIGLRMNYKYFETDDQEFYKTKVCFILNNDVSEMDLVFAEEKYSKSGQLEKVVELISGGAQIAVTNENKMHYLNLLAQYRLASQVRDEVEHFLKGLNELVPENLLAIFDENELELLMCGTGDINVQDFKAHAVIVGGSWHFREKVMKWFWAVVSSFTQEELARLLQFTTGSSQLPHGGFNTLCPSFQIIAAPTHSTLPTAHTCFNQLCLPTYDSYEELHKMLKLAISEGSEGFGML, encoded by the exons ATGTACACACACTCGAGGAATTGAGTCTGAGTGTTCTTAGTCGTTTGGAAGAGGTGGTGAAGGAACAGCAGCGCTGGAGGGAGATTGCAGAGGCTCACATCCAGCTGCTCCGAGACTTTGCCTTCCAGGAGTGGCTTTGCTCCCAGAACCTGGAGCACTATTACCATAC ACTGAAGACCTTGGGTTGTATGAATTTGGATGATCTCTCTCAGTTTGACAGTCAGCTGCAGCTTTCTTTAGCTGCCTGGGGCTACTACTACGAAGATTACATAAAGTTGTCTACAGGCATCAAGATCCTCCAGACCTCCAGGGGGAGTCGTGACCAGGACTACGAGATCCGGCTGGTGCACAGCCTCGCTGAGAGACGTCTGAATGAGAAGTGGTCATTTG CGGGAGCTCTCATATTTGGCTGTAGTGTGGCACTGTGCTTCTTGATAAGGGACCTCATGTTTTACGTGATTG GTGGAATTACTGTTTCCATCATAGCGTTTGTCTTTACCATCAAGTTCCTCTGTGAGCTTGCGGCAAGGGTGGTCAGCTTCCTACAGAATGAGGATCCAGGGCGACGCGGTGATCGTAGCATCTACGACTATGTCCGGGGAAACTACCTGGACCCACGCTCCTGCAAAGTGTCATGGGACTGGAAGGAACCACAGGAAGTGGGACAGACTATGAGTTTCAGAGTCCAG CTGTTCTACAAGAATGGTCAGCCTTTCCCAGCACATCGGCCTGTGGGGCTGAGGGTCAACATTACCCACATTGAACTGGCCCTGGACATCCCTGCCACACAGGAAGTCCTGCAAGAACCAGAGTCGAACGTAGTCAAAGTGGCTTTTACAGTGCGCAAGGCTGGACGTTATGAGGTTGCGGTCAAGCTGGGTGGACTGAATGTCGCCTATAGCCCTTATTACAAGATATTCCAGCCAG GTACAGTTGTTCCATCCAAAACCAAGATAGCCTACCATTTCTCCACCCTGGTGCTAACAAATGGACAGCGGCACACTTTACAAATTGAGCCCAGAGACGAGTATGGAAACCCTACTAATAACTCCACATCTCTGACAGATGAAGCAAACTACAGTGTCCATGTGCACTCT cTAGGCACAGCAGATGATGACAGTCTGGAGGGCCTCTACAGCAAATCTGTTTCAGTCAACAAGCAGCAGTGCCAGGTTCTGTTGAGACTGACCCTGAAGAAGACTGGCTGTTTCAGGGCTCGCATCTCCTACAAGGATCAGCCGCTCAGCAATGGGGAATTTGACATAATTGTTCTCAGTG AGAATGAAAAGGCCTGCGTGGAGAAGAATGTATCCACTCCTGGCATAAGCATCTACTTTGAGGCATACCTTTACAGTAGTGGGAACTACAGCAGTTCATCGTGGCAGTTACCAGCCTCCTCTTTGTTGGCTCCCCAGAGGAGGCCCTCCAtgggagaagaggaggatgaaCATGACTCTCCTGTGGAGGGACAACCTGAGAAGGTCAAGAAACCAAAAAAGGTCTACTGTTACATATCGCCAAAG CAATTATCCGTGAAGGAATTCTACCTGAAAATTATTCCATGGCGCCTTTTCACCTTTCGAGTATGTCCAGGAACAAAG TTTACCTATTATGGTCCTGACCCAGTTCACAAGTACCTAACTCTAGTAGTGGATGATGGGATACAGCCTCCTGTGGAGCTAAGCTGCAAAGATAGGAACATCATGGCTGCCACCTTCATTCGCTTCCTGCACAAGAATATTG GCGGCTCTGAAACGTTCCAAGACAAGGTGAATTTCTTTCAGCGTGAACTCAGGCACATCCATTCCAAGAGACCTCGCACCAAGACCTGCCTAAAAGTCAGCCGACACGCCATTCTGGATTCA TCATTGAAGGCCACAAGGAACTTCTCAGTGTCTGACTGGAGTAAAAACTTTGAGGTCGTGTTTCAGGACGAGGAAG CTCTGGACTGGGGCGGTCCGCGCAGGGAGTGGTTTGAACTGATTTGCAAGACCCTCTTTGACACATCGAATCAATTGTTCACCCGCTTCAGTGACAACAACCAGGGCCTT GTACACCCAAATCCCGAGAGGCCACCCCACTTGCGCCTAAAGATGTACGAGTTTGCGGGTCGCGTTGTAGGGAAATGTCTGTATGAGTCTGCTCTGGGTGGAGCCTACAAACAGCTGGTTCGAGCTCGCTTTACACGTTCCTTCTTGGCCCAAATCATTGGCCTGAGAATGAACTACAAG TACTTTGAGACGGATGACCAGGAGTTCTACAAAACTAAAGTGTGCTTCATCCTAAACAATGACGTGAGTGAAATGGACCTGGTGTTTGCCGAGGAGAAGTATAGCAAGTCGGGACAGCTGGAGAAG GTGGTGGAGCTTATATCTGGTGGAGCTCAAATTGCTGTGACCAATGAAAACAAGATGCATTATCTTAACCTGCTGGCCCAGTACAGACTGGCCAGTCAGGTAAGAGATGAGGTGGAACATTTCCTCAAAG GTTTGAATGAACTGGTTCCAGAAAACCTGCTAGCCATATTTGATGAGAACGAATTGGAG CTGCTGATGTGTGGCACTGGTGACATAAACGTACAGGACTTCAAGGCCCACGCTGTGATTGTTGGCGGATCGTGGCACTTCCGAGAGAAG GTGATGAAGTGGTTCTGGGCGGTGGTGTCTAGCTTCACGCAGGAAGAACTGGCACGTCTTCTGCAGTTCACCACCGGCTCCTCTCAGCTTCCCCACGGCGGGTTCAACACTCTTTGCCCCTCGTTCCAGATCATCGCTGCCCCCACACATAGCACTTTGCCCACTGCACACACCTG TTTTAACCAGCTGTGCCTCCCTACCTACGACTCCTACGAGGAGCTGCACAAGATGCTGAAGCTGGCCATCAGCGAGGGCAGTGAGGGTTTTGGCATGCTCTGA